A window of bacterium BMS3Abin02 genomic DNA:
ACGACTGGCGGCACTCGTCCCCCAGCGCCCGGCATCCCCACCGGACATGCGGGTCTTCGACTATGTGCTCCTCGGACGGAGCCCGCACATCTCCTATCTGGGTGTCGAAGGACACCACGATATCGCCGTGGCGCGCACGGCACTCGCCTCGCTCACGATGGAGAAGTTCGCCGATCGGCTCCTCGGGGAACTCTCCGGCGGAGAGCTGCAGCAGGTCGTTCTGGCGCGGGCACTCACCCAGGAGGCCTCTCTGCTCCTTCTCGATGAGCCCACATCCGCACTCGACGTCGGTCACCAACTCCAGGTACTCGCCCTCATCGACCGCCTCCGGAGGGAGCGGACCCTGACGGTTCTCTCGGCCATGCACGACCTGACCCTCGCTGCACAGTTCTGCGACCGTCTCGT
This region includes:
- the fhuC gene encoding iron(3+)-hydroxamate import ATP-binding protein FhuC — encoded protein: MTGLAVEGLRVVLGKTTILDGVDLAAARGEWVGLIGPNGAGKTTLLRAVHGTIPSTGTVTLAGRHVTHLSRSARARLAALVPQRPASPPDMRVFDYVLLGRSPHISYLGVEGHHDIAVARTALASLTMEKFADRLLGELSGGELQQVVLARALTQEASLLLLDEPTSALDVGHQLQVLALIDRLRRERTLTVLSAMHDLTLAAQFCDRLVLLSAGEVIADGTPREVLQESVIARHFGATVRILDDGGGGLVVVPVRSNGQVQDR